GAAGTAATAAAGGATTTGATTGGATTTATAAAGGATTAGTAATTAAAAGAGGAGATTTTTAAATGTTTGATAAACGCATCAACATATTTACCGGTCATTTTGGAAGCGGGAAAACAGAGGTCGCAGTCAACTATGCTATGAAAATGTCAGAAGCCGGATATAGAACAGCGATAGTAGATTTTGATATAATAAACCCCTATTTCAGAACAGCGGATGCGAAGGATACACTGGAAGAACAAAGTATTAAAGTAATTCTTCCTATGTATGCCAATACCAACGTTGATATACCTGCCATACCACCAGAAATATACTCATTGTTTGAAGATAAGGATATAAAAGTGGTTTTGGATGTAGGTGGAGACGATCTTGGGGCCAAGGCTGTATCAAGGTTCAAAGAAGAAATAATCAGCGATGACTACGAAATGTTCTTTGTAATAAATACAAAAAGAATTATGACCGATTCACCTGAAAAAATAATTGAAATGATTGCTCTTATTGAAGAAGGAGCCAATATAAAGGTAACAAAGTTATTAAATAACAGTAACCTATTGGAGGAAACAACTCCTGAGATTATTCTTGAAGGGAACCGCATTATATCTCAGGTTTCGAAGAAATCGGGAATTCCGATAGCAATTACAGCTGGTATGGAAGAAGTTGTAAATAGCATAAAGAAGAGTGAAATAGCAACAACGGAGATTTTAACCATGAGAAAACAGATACATCTTCCATGGAATAGGGGTTAGGCAAGTTATGAAGTTTTTTTATATCATTTTAGCAATAACCGCCGGCTGCATAATTTTAAGTATAATCGGAAAAATATCCCGTACAAATAAAAATAGAAAGCAAATACGTGCCCAATGGGGGAAAGCACCTGTTACAAAGTATACTGCTGATATATACAACTCGGTTAGAAATTATTTTGACAACAATAAAGACCAGGGAGAAAGTTTTTTCATAGATGATATTACTTGGAACGATTTAGATATGAATAGAATTTTTTCCAGGTTAAACATAACCTGTACGGATGTTGGAGAAGAATATCTGTATAATATACTGAGGGAATTACTCTATGACCAGAATGAGCTGACAGAGCGGGACAGGCTGATAGAATATTTCAGAACAAACCCCTCCCAACGTGAAAAGATTCAGTTGATATTATCCGGTTTGGGGAAACTCCGGTATTTAAGTATATCAGAATATATTAACGGTAAAAGAAGCGGGGGTGGCATAAAGAGTATATACTATAAGATTTTATCATTAATCTTCATAGCATCAATTTTTGCCACAATATTTTACCCCGGAGCAATAGCCATTTTTCTGATATCGCTGGCCGTAAATGTAGTAGTTTATTTCAAGGCCAGAGATCAGATAGTAGGCCACTTGCAATCACTTGGATATATTGTGAATATGTTGGGAATTTCACGAAGAATATCAAAGCTCAATATAAAAGAACTTAATACATATTTAAATGAATTGAAAAAATGTACGGCTAAAGTTAAGGGAATAAGCGTGAATGCTTTTTACTTTTTATTTTATACAAGTGAAAACTATTTATTTGAGCTTATTAAGATATTTCTTCTTGGGGAACCGATTGCATTTCACAGTATTTTTAAAATTGT
This genomic stretch from Ruminiclostridium cellulolyticum H10 harbors:
- a CDS encoding P-loop NTPase; the encoded protein is MFDKRINIFTGHFGSGKTEVAVNYAMKMSEAGYRTAIVDFDIINPYFRTADAKDTLEEQSIKVILPMYANTNVDIPAIPPEIYSLFEDKDIKVVLDVGGDDLGAKAVSRFKEEIISDDYEMFFVINTKRIMTDSPEKIIEMIALIEEGANIKVTKLLNNSNLLEETTPEIILEGNRIISQVSKKSGIPIAITAGMEEVVNSIKKSEIATTEILTMRKQIHLPWNRG
- a CDS encoding MutS-related protein, which codes for MKFFYIILAITAGCIILSIIGKISRTNKNRKQIRAQWGKAPVTKYTADIYNSVRNYFDNNKDQGESFFIDDITWNDLDMNRIFSRLNITCTDVGEEYLYNILRELLYDQNELTERDRLIEYFRTNPSQREKIQLILSGLGKLRYLSISEYINGKRSGGGIKSIYYKILSLIFIASIFATIFYPGAIAIFLISLAVNVVVYFKARDQIVGHLQSLGYIVNMLGISRRISKLNIKELNTYLNELKKCTAKVKGISVNAFYFLFYTSENYLFELIKIFLLGEPIAFHSIFKIVNKYRHEIDSVYRTIGLLDSLISVASYRESLDYFTTPVLTKDNINNKKIEFTDMYHPLIKNPVTNSFSVTGGALITGSNASGKSTFLKSVAINAIFAQTIFTCLAKDYYSSYFNIYSSMALSDNLEMNESYYIVEIKSLKRILKGLNDHVPCFCVIDEVLRGTNTIERIAASSEIMNFITDNNCICLCASHDIELTQILADKVENYHFQEFFEDDNIKFDYKIYPGKSTTRNAIKLLKILGYDESIVDNAEQRACQFNQNGYWSKV